The Martelella sp. AD-3 genome includes a region encoding these proteins:
- a CDS encoding ABC transporter substrate-binding protein: protein MHKVLLTGVASLALVAGAAQAADLKFAPGEDSRFNWDSFTQFSDSHDLSGQTLTIFGPWLGPDKDLIESVLAYFEEATGANVEYSGSDSFEQQIVIDTQAGSPANIAVFPQPGLAADLAAKGFLTELPASAGEFLSEKYAAGQSWVDLSTYEGPDGAPGLYVFPYKADLKSLVWYVPDNFDDAGYDVPETMEELKALTEQIVADGGTPWCIGLGSGGATGWPATDWVEDMMLRTQPPEVYDQWVTNEIPFNDPRVVNAIDEFGWFAKNDTFVDGGAAAVASTDFRDSPKGLFDSPPKCYMHKMASFIPSFFPEGVELGLDADFFYFPAYEGEDLGRPVLGAGTLFGITDDSPAAQAFIEFLETPIAHEVWMAQSGFLTPFKDVNPEAYANDTLRGEGEILTEATTFRFDGSDLMPGKIGAGAFWTGMIDYVGGQSAEEAATEIQNSWDTLK, encoded by the coding sequence ATGCATAAAGTTCTGTTGACGGGCGTAGCCTCGCTCGCCCTCGTTGCCGGTGCGGCCCAGGCTGCCGATCTGAAGTTCGCCCCGGGCGAGGATTCCCGCTTCAACTGGGACAGCTTTACCCAGTTTTCCGATTCCCATGACCTGAGCGGTCAGACGCTGACGATCTTCGGCCCCTGGCTCGGCCCCGACAAGGATCTGATCGAAAGCGTTCTGGCTTATTTCGAAGAGGCGACCGGCGCGAATGTCGAATATTCCGGTTCCGACTCCTTCGAGCAGCAGATCGTCATCGACACCCAGGCCGGCAGCCCGGCAAACATTGCCGTGTTCCCGCAGCCCGGCCTTGCCGCCGACCTCGCGGCCAAGGGTTTCCTGACCGAGCTCCCGGCGTCCGCAGGCGAGTTCCTGTCGGAAAAATACGCCGCCGGTCAGTCCTGGGTCGACCTTTCGACCTATGAGGGACCCGATGGCGCGCCCGGCCTCTACGTCTTTCCCTACAAGGCAGACCTGAAGTCGCTCGTCTGGTACGTTCCGGACAATTTCGACGATGCCGGCTATGACGTTCCGGAAACCATGGAAGAGCTGAAGGCGCTCACCGAGCAGATCGTGGCCGACGGCGGCACGCCCTGGTGCATCGGTCTCGGTTCCGGCGGCGCCACCGGCTGGCCGGCGACCGACTGGGTCGAGGACATGATGTTGCGCACCCAGCCGCCGGAAGTCTATGACCAGTGGGTCACCAACGAAATTCCGTTCAACGATCCGCGCGTCGTCAACGCGATCGATGAATTCGGCTGGTTCGCCAAGAACGACACGTTCGTTGACGGCGGCGCGGCCGCGGTCGCCTCCACCGACTTCCGCGACAGCCCGAAGGGTCTCTTCGACAGCCCGCCGAAGTGCTACATGCACAAGATGGCCTCGTTCATCCCGTCCTTCTTCCCGGAAGGCGTCGAGCTCGGTCTTGACGCGGACTTCTTCTACTTCCCGGCTTACGAGGGCGAAGACCTCGGCAGGCCCGTTCTCGGCGCCGGCACGCTGTTCGGCATCACCGATGACAGCCCCGCCGCTCAGGCCTTTATCGAGTTCCTCGAAACGCCGATCGCGCATGAAGTCTGGATGGCGCAGTCCGGCTTCCTGACGCCCTTCAAGGACGTCAATCCGGAGGCTTACGCCAACGACACGCTGCGCGGCGAAGGCGAGATCCTGACCGAAGCCACGACCTTCCGCTTTGACGGTTCCGACCTGATGCCCGGCAAGATCGGCGCAGGCGCGTTCTGGACCGGCATGATCGATTATGTCGGCGGCCAGTCGGCCGAAGAAGCGGCGACCGAGATCCAGAACTCCTGGGATACCCTCAAGTAA
- a CDS encoding LacI family DNA-binding transcriptional regulator yields MNLKQLSARLGLSPTTVSRALNGYPEVNAATRERVLKAARETGYRPNRTAQRLATGKAGSIGLLMPIGDQVISDLHFGEFLSGLGEKAQAEDFHLVVMPSDPADEVSALRSLATSGYVDGLCLAYIREQDSRIDLMESFGLPFVVHGRFFDPPHPYPSLDVDNEAAFYDATRLLLQLGHRRIGLINGDEKFGFAIRRRDGVIKALSEAGLRLDERFHVSAQMTEADGQRAAERFLAGDETPTAMLCSSMVQALGIVRAVTQSGLQLGRDISLISYDDVLPLLRPELFSVPLTTTRSSLRTAGKRVAERLIHRINGLEKDDVQELWRPELVVRASTGRAPG; encoded by the coding sequence GTGAACCTGAAACAATTGTCGGCGCGGCTCGGCCTTTCGCCGACGACTGTCAGCCGGGCCCTGAACGGATATCCCGAGGTCAACGCCGCGACCCGCGAGCGGGTGCTGAAGGCGGCGCGCGAGACCGGCTACCGGCCGAACCGCACGGCGCAGCGCCTGGCCACCGGCAAGGCCGGTTCGATCGGCCTGTTGATGCCGATCGGCGACCAGGTGATTTCGGACCTGCATTTCGGCGAGTTTCTGAGCGGGCTGGGCGAGAAGGCCCAGGCGGAAGACTTTCACCTCGTGGTCATGCCGTCTGACCCCGCTGACGAGGTCTCCGCGCTGCGAAGCCTTGCGACCAGCGGCTATGTCGACGGGCTTTGCCTGGCCTATATCCGCGAGCAGGACAGCCGGATCGATCTGATGGAATCCTTCGGCCTGCCCTTCGTGGTCCACGGCCGCTTCTTCGATCCGCCGCACCCCTATCCCTCGCTCGACGTCGACAATGAGGCAGCCTTTTACGACGCCACGCGTCTCCTCCTCCAGCTTGGCCATCGCCGTATCGGCCTTATCAACGGCGACGAGAAATTCGGCTTTGCCATCCGCCGGCGCGACGGCGTCATCAAGGCGCTCTCGGAGGCGGGCCTCCGCCTTGACGAACGCTTCCATGTCTCCGCCCAGATGACCGAGGCCGACGGACAGCGCGCGGCCGAACGGTTTCTCGCCGGCGACGAAACCCCGACGGCCATGCTGTGCTCCAGCATGGTGCAGGCGCTCGGCATCGTGCGCGCCGTCACGCAATCGGGCCTTCAGCTCGGCAGGGATATCTCGCTGATCTCCTATGACGACGTGCTGCCGCTCCTGCGCCCCGAACTGTTCTCCGTGCCGCTGACCACGACGCGCTCATCGCTGCGCACGGCGGGCAAACGGGTCGCCGAACGGCTGATCCACCGCATCAACGGCCTGGAGAAGGACGATGTCCAGGAATTGTGGCGACCGGAACTGGTCGTGCGCGCCTCCACCGGACGGGCGCCGGGCTGA
- a CDS encoding AAA family ATPase, which translates to MPTLISFAGLPGVGKTTIARRLAQERPAVFLRVDEIEAVLRKDDPAREIGPLGYEIAAALAVSNLKTGQDVIIDCVNPWPLTRAMFEKAASEGGAGFLGVEVICADAALHRARLESRTRDIGEGHVEPGWQDVLDRDYAPWPEAALVLDTSVLSADRAAERILKMLRPDCASGA; encoded by the coding sequence GTGCCGACGCTCATTTCCTTTGCCGGCCTGCCGGGCGTTGGCAAGACCACGATTGCCCGGCGTCTCGCGCAAGAGCGTCCGGCGGTCTTCCTGCGCGTCGACGAGATCGAGGCCGTGCTCAGGAAGGACGATCCGGCGCGCGAGATCGGTCCGCTGGGCTATGAAATCGCCGCGGCGCTCGCCGTCTCGAACCTGAAGACCGGACAGGACGTTATCATCGATTGCGTCAATCCCTGGCCGTTGACCCGCGCCATGTTCGAAAAGGCGGCTTCAGAGGGCGGAGCCGGTTTCCTCGGCGTCGAAGTCATCTGCGCGGACGCGGCCCTGCATCGCGCCCGGCTGGAAAGCCGGACGAGGGATATCGGCGAAGGGCATGTCGAGCCGGGCTGGCAGGATGTGCTTGACCGTGACTATGCGCCATGGCCCGAAGCCGCGCTGGTGCTGGATACGAGCGTGCTTTCGGCCGACCGGGCGGCAGAGCGCATCTTGAAGATGCTTCGACCGGATTGCGCGAGCGGGGCGTAA
- a CDS encoding DUF2093 domain-containing protein, whose translation MNILEGNGRGEAKIRYLDADFEVVVPGTHVTCAVTGKRIPLDELRYWSVARQEAYVDAPAAFEAEKRAGALPTGRA comes from the coding sequence TTGAATATCCTTGAAGGCAATGGCCGCGGCGAGGCGAAAATCCGGTATCTGGACGCCGATTTCGAAGTGGTCGTACCCGGCACCCATGTGACCTGCGCGGTGACTGGCAAGCGGATTCCGCTGGACGAACTGCGCTATTGGAGCGTTGCGCGACAGGAAGCCTATGTTGATGCGCCTGCCGCCTTTGAGGCGGAGAAGAGGGCCGGAGCGCTGCCGACCGGCAGGGCCTGA
- the mutL gene encoding DNA mismatch repair endonuclease MutL translates to MSIRQLSETVINQIAAGEVIERPASAAKELVENALDAGATRIEIATAGGGKALLRVTDNGSGMSPDDLALAVKRHCTSKISADLTDIRTLGFRGEALPSIGSVARLSVASRTKGAAEGYRIELHGGKLTEPQPAPVNPGTIVEVRDLFFATPARLKFLKTERAESGAITEVVKRMALAFPAVRFVLSGSDRSTLELPATGDDRLARIAQVLGKDFRPNAIEIDAVREDVALSGFVGVPTFNRGNSGHLYAFVNGRPVQDKLLMGAIRAAYAETVPKGRYPMAVLWFSLDPALVDVNVHPAKADVRFRDPGLVRGLVVGAIREALTRSGDRASSTGADAMLRAFRPGVAPQGEQTGGFGGGFGHRDIRPSNVNWSPERSPYRPEGFAEGAAPAFAGTAETAKPQEAARMLAGFDAPSARSEAFEPPRGEETTLSHPLGAARAQLHENYIVAQSETGLVIVDQHAAHERLVYEALRKALVDRRLPSQGLLIPEIVDMPEEDCDRLMPFAEEMSRLGLVYERFGPGAIAVRETPAMLGEVNAPALIRQLADEAGEWETAEGLRAKLESVAATMACHGSVRSGRRLRVEEMNALLRQMEETPGSGQCNHGRPTYIELKLSDIERLFGR, encoded by the coding sequence ATGAGCATCAGACAGCTTTCGGAAACCGTCATCAACCAGATTGCCGCCGGCGAGGTCATCGAGCGGCCGGCAAGCGCTGCCAAGGAACTGGTGGAAAACGCGCTTGATGCGGGGGCGACCCGCATCGAGATCGCGACCGCCGGCGGCGGCAAGGCCTTGCTGCGCGTCACCGATAACGGCTCCGGCATGAGCCCGGACGATCTGGCGCTTGCCGTCAAGCGGCACTGCACCTCGAAGATCTCCGCCGATCTCACCGATATCCGCACGCTCGGCTTCCGCGGCGAGGCGCTGCCGTCGATCGGCTCGGTGGCGCGGCTTTCCGTTGCAAGCCGCACGAAGGGCGCTGCAGAAGGGTATCGGATCGAGCTTCACGGCGGAAAGCTCACCGAACCGCAGCCCGCGCCCGTCAATCCGGGCACGATCGTCGAAGTGCGCGACCTGTTCTTCGCCACGCCCGCCCGGCTGAAGTTTCTCAAAACCGAGCGTGCGGAATCCGGCGCGATCACCGAGGTGGTCAAGCGCATGGCGCTCGCCTTTCCGGCGGTTCGCTTCGTCCTGTCCGGCTCCGACCGCTCGACGCTGGAATTGCCGGCAACCGGCGATGACCGGCTGGCCCGCATCGCCCAGGTTCTGGGCAAGGACTTCCGGCCGAACGCGATCGAGATCGATGCGGTGCGCGAAGACGTCGCCCTTTCCGGCTTTGTCGGCGTGCCGACTTTCAATCGCGGCAATTCCGGCCATCTCTATGCCTTCGTCAACGGCCGTCCGGTGCAGGACAAGCTGTTGATGGGGGCCATCCGCGCGGCCTATGCCGAGACCGTGCCGAAGGGGCGTTATCCGATGGCCGTCCTCTGGTTCTCGCTGGATCCGGCGCTGGTCGACGTCAATGTCCATCCGGCCAAGGCCGATGTCCGCTTTCGTGATCCGGGGCTCGTCCGCGGGCTGGTCGTCGGCGCGATCCGCGAGGCGCTGACGAGGAGCGGCGACCGCGCGTCGTCCACCGGGGCAGACGCGATGCTCAGGGCCTTCAGGCCGGGCGTCGCGCCGCAAGGCGAACAGACAGGCGGTTTCGGCGGCGGCTTCGGCCATCGCGATATCCGCCCGTCGAACGTGAACTGGTCGCCCGAGCGTTCCCCCTATCGGCCGGAAGGCTTTGCTGAAGGGGCCGCACCCGCCTTTGCCGGAACAGCGGAGACCGCAAAACCGCAAGAGGCCGCTCGCATGCTTGCCGGTTTCGATGCGCCCTCGGCGCGGTCGGAGGCCTTCGAGCCGCCGCGCGGCGAAGAGACCACGCTCAGCCATCCTCTGGGCGCCGCCCGCGCGCAGCTGCATGAAAATTATATCGTCGCCCAGTCGGAGACCGGATTGGTGATCGTCGATCAGCACGCTGCCCATGAGCGCCTTGTTTACGAGGCGCTGCGCAAGGCGCTTGTCGACCGCCGGCTGCCCTCGCAGGGCCTGTTGATCCCGGAAATCGTCGATATGCCGGAAGAAGACTGCGACCGGCTGATGCCCTTTGCCGAGGAGATGAGCCGCCTCGGCCTCGTCTATGAGCGCTTCGGGCCCGGCGCGATCGCGGTGCGCGAGACGCCGGCCATGCTGGGCGAGGTCAACGCCCCGGCGCTGATCCGCCAGCTTGCCGACGAGGCTGGCGAGTGGGAGACGGCCGAGGGGCTGCGGGCGAAGCTTGAGAGCGTTGCCGCCACCATGGCCTGTCATGGCTCGGTGCGCTCCGGCCGGCGCTTGCGCGTGGAAGAAATGAATGCTCTTCTCCGGCAGATGGAGGAGACGCCGGGCTCAGGCCAGTGCAATCACGGTCGCCCGACCTATATAGAGCTGAAGCTTTCCGATATCGAACGCCTGTTCGGGCGCTAG
- a CDS encoding NADH:flavin oxidoreductase, giving the protein MYKDPLLQPFQLKHLRLKNRLMSTAHEPAYGEGGLPTERYRLYHREKAKGGIALTMTAGSAVVAPDSPAAFGNLHAWRDEIVPLMARLAEDCHEHDCAVMIQLTHLGRRTSGWNMGDWLPVLSASPMREAAHRTFPKAMEDFDFVRIAEDYATAAERMMAAGLDGIEIEAYGHLLDSFWSPVTNQRDDDHNGPLENRLRFTFQVLEAIRKRCGPDFIVGMRLVADENRAGGLSRTEGLSICRMLVDSGTIDFLNVIRGHIDHDAPLTEVIPIQGMASAPHLDFAGAVREMTRFPVFHAARIADVATARHAVAEGRLDMVGMTRAHIADPHIVAKIEAGVEDRVRPCVGATYCLDRIYEGGEALCIHNAATGREATMPHVIAKSETPRKAVVVGAGPAGLEAARVLAERGHDVTVFEAAGEAGGQIRLLTRNPRRRELIGIIDWRLAELERLNVPIRYNVYAEEDDVLAEEPDLVVVATGGIAQSPPLDEGEALAVSSWDILAGTVKPADTVLLYDDHGGHPGLTTAEMIASSGAALRIVTPERFFAPDVGGMNHVPYARSFAENGVGITINKRLSAIRRDGNGLRAVLASDYAPGVFEEVAAAQVVVEYGTMAMDDLYFALKPLARNGGAVDYKALIARKPSLPQTNAGGRFDLIRIGDAIHARNIHAAIYDALRYCSSA; this is encoded by the coding sequence ATGTACAAAGACCCCCTGCTCCAGCCTTTCCAGCTCAAGCACCTGCGCCTGAAGAACCGGCTGATGTCCACCGCCCATGAACCGGCCTATGGCGAGGGCGGACTGCCGACGGAACGCTACCGGCTCTACCACCGGGAAAAGGCCAAGGGCGGCATCGCGCTCACCATGACGGCCGGATCGGCTGTCGTCGCGCCGGATTCGCCGGCGGCCTTCGGCAATCTCCATGCCTGGCGCGACGAGATCGTGCCGCTGATGGCGCGCCTTGCCGAGGACTGTCACGAGCACGATTGCGCGGTGATGATCCAGTTGACGCATCTCGGCCGGCGCACCAGCGGTTGGAACATGGGCGACTGGCTGCCGGTCCTTTCCGCATCGCCGATGCGGGAGGCCGCCCACCGCACCTTCCCCAAGGCAATGGAGGATTTCGACTTTGTCCGCATTGCCGAAGACTACGCCACCGCCGCCGAACGGATGATGGCAGCCGGCCTCGACGGCATCGAGATCGAGGCCTATGGCCACCTCCTGGACAGTTTCTGGTCGCCCGTCACCAACCAGCGCGACGATGACCATAACGGCCCGCTTGAAAACCGGCTGCGTTTCACCTTTCAGGTGCTCGAGGCCATCCGCAAGCGCTGCGGTCCGGATTTCATCGTCGGCATGCGGCTTGTTGCCGATGAGAACCGGGCGGGCGGCCTTTCCCGCACGGAAGGGCTTTCGATCTGCCGGATGCTCGTTGACAGCGGAACGATCGACTTCCTCAACGTTATTCGCGGCCATATCGACCATGACGCGCCTCTGACGGAGGTGATTCCGATCCAGGGCATGGCGTCCGCCCCGCATCTCGATTTTGCCGGCGCGGTGCGGGAGATGACGCGGTTTCCCGTCTTCCATGCCGCCCGCATCGCCGATGTCGCCACAGCCCGCCATGCGGTTGCCGAAGGGCGTCTCGACATGGTCGGCATGACGCGCGCCCATATCGCCGATCCGCATATCGTCGCGAAGATCGAGGCCGGGGTCGAGGACCGGGTCCGCCCCTGCGTCGGCGCCACCTATTGTCTCGACAGGATCTATGAGGGCGGCGAGGCGCTCTGCATCCACAATGCCGCCACAGGCCGTGAGGCGACCATGCCGCATGTGATCGCGAAGTCCGAGACGCCGCGCAAGGCCGTCGTGGTCGGCGCCGGGCCGGCAGGGCTTGAGGCCGCGCGGGTGCTGGCCGAGCGCGGTCATGATGTCACGGTGTTCGAAGCCGCCGGGGAAGCGGGCGGACAGATCAGGCTTCTCACCCGCAATCCACGCCGGCGCGAGCTCATCGGCATCATCGACTGGCGGCTCGCCGAACTGGAACGCCTGAATGTCCCGATCCGCTACAATGTCTATGCGGAGGAAGACGATGTTCTGGCGGAAGAGCCGGATCTGGTTGTGGTCGCCACCGGCGGCATTGCCCAGTCGCCGCCGCTTGATGAGGGCGAAGCGCTTGCCGTTTCAAGCTGGGATATCCTGGCCGGCACGGTGAAACCCGCCGACACGGTGCTGCTTTATGATGATCACGGCGGTCACCCGGGCCTGACGACGGCCGAAATGATCGCGAGCAGCGGCGCAGCACTTCGGATCGTCACGCCCGAGCGCTTCTTCGCGCCCGATGTCGGCGGGATGAACCATGTGCCCTATGCTCGAAGCTTTGCGGAAAACGGCGTCGGGATCACCATCAACAAGCGTCTTTCGGCGATAAGGCGCGACGGCAACGGGCTGAGGGCGGTGCTTGCCTCCGACTACGCGCCGGGCGTCTTCGAGGAAGTCGCGGCGGCACAGGTCGTGGTCGAATACGGCACCATGGCGATGGATGATCTCTATTTCGCGCTGAAGCCGCTTGCGCGCAATGGCGGCGCGGTTGACTACAAGGCCCTGATCGCGCGGAAGCCGTCGCTGCCGCAGACGAATGCCGGGGGCCGGTTCGACCTTATCCGCATCGGCGATGCCATCCATGCCCGCAACATCCACGCCGCCATCTATGACGCGCTGCGCTACTGTTCGTCGGCGTGA
- a CDS encoding SMP-30/gluconolactonase/LRE family protein, whose amino-acid sequence MTAETVFEGRILVNDRTTLGEGPGYDPTADQIWWFDILDSKLHLLNASTRDRRIVSLPEMASAMAVVDERRHVIAMETGLYFHDVSTGALSLHAAIEPDNAVTRSNDARVHQSGAFWVGTMGKEAEDGAGAIYHVLAGKVTKIFDRVTIPNAICFSPDGATGYYVDTRINKLMRVPVDPETGLPDGPEEVFIDTSKKPGGMDGAICDGDGHIWNARFGAGVLDQYDTSGRLVTRFQLPARQPTCPAFIGRDGGWMMVTSAARDADIVEEPNAGFTFALVTGARPRFDPAYRAF is encoded by the coding sequence ATGACTGCAGAGACCGTATTCGAAGGCCGTATTCTGGTGAATGACCGGACGACGCTCGGCGAGGGGCCGGGCTATGACCCGACCGCCGACCAGATCTGGTGGTTCGACATTCTCGACAGCAAGCTCCACCTGCTCAATGCCTCGACCCGGGACAGGCGGATCGTCTCGCTGCCGGAAATGGCGAGCGCCATGGCCGTGGTCGATGAGCGGCGCCACGTCATCGCCATGGAGACCGGGCTTTATTTTCACGATGTCTCCACCGGTGCGCTCAGTCTCCATGCTGCCATCGAGCCGGACAATGCCGTCACCCGCTCAAATGACGCACGTGTGCATCAATCCGGCGCCTTCTGGGTCGGCACCATGGGCAAGGAGGCCGAAGACGGGGCAGGGGCGATCTACCACGTACTCGCCGGCAAGGTGACGAAGATCTTCGACAGGGTCACGATCCCCAATGCCATCTGCTTTTCGCCCGACGGCGCGACGGGCTATTATGTCGACACGCGCATCAACAAGCTGATGCGCGTTCCCGTCGACCCCGAAACCGGTCTGCCCGATGGTCCCGAAGAGGTGTTCATCGATACATCGAAGAAGCCGGGCGGTATGGACGGGGCGATCTGCGACGGCGACGGGCACATCTGGAATGCCCGTTTCGGCGCCGGGGTTCTCGACCAGTATGATACCTCCGGAAGGCTCGTCACCCGTTTCCAGCTGCCCGCCCGGCAGCCGACCTGCCCGGCCTTCATCGGCCGCGACGGCGGCTGGATGATGGTGACCTCGGCTGCCCGCGATGCCGATATCGTCGAGGAACCGAATGCCGGCTTCACCTTCGCCCTGGTGACGGGCGCCAGACCGCGCTTCGATCCGGCTTACCGGGCGTTTTGA